From one Leptospira stimsonii genomic stretch:
- a CDS encoding hemerythrin HHE cation-binding domain protein — translation MDIEFYKNQHIEILNRLNEIESRLESEISECIEILSHELAGLSARLNLHRNMEENLVFPSVKDLLSNAERSFHEESLRKATNLKIAIKEYNSRWSLPSAILQRESEFRKETRWLILSIQELVIKKEAEIDSVLEKESN, via the coding sequence TTGGACATCGAATTCTATAAAAATCAGCACATTGAAATACTCAATCGGTTGAATGAAATCGAAAGCCGATTGGAGTCTGAAATTTCAGAATGTATCGAAATCCTCTCCCACGAACTCGCCGGTTTGTCAGCCAGATTGAATCTTCATAGAAACATGGAGGAGAATCTTGTTTTCCCCAGTGTAAAAGATTTGCTTTCGAATGCGGAACGTTCTTTCCATGAAGAATCTCTTAGGAAGGCGACAAACCTAAAGATCGCAATCAAAGAATACAATAGTAGATGGTCCCTCCCTTCTGCGATTCTTCAAAGAGAATCGGAGTTTCGTAAGGAAACGAGATGGCTTATCCTCTCGATTCAAGAACTCGTAATAAAAAAGGAAGCCGAAATCGATTCCGTTTTGGAAAAGGAATCAAATTGA
- a CDS encoding GGDEF domain-containing phosphodiesterase, which produces MDIQMENLSPSLQKSLLYFSDQSIEAIVVLDRQWKVIYSNSKFQKFLTSPHFRIFFEKLIPVLRSKKTWEKDFGMTSILQENDIDDPFFLNEANLELQWTIHDLDHSYMIRFRPANSGAPKKEFERSYFDKITNLPNKKFFLKHFQELVSQNFSDVDEHFLFFLSFSNPDSVVSKEENSYFETISRKVAERLKKYLHPNDLIFKFEGDCFLISSVQIDSESKSEWFCDCLILLFNFPFSYEEREFHLNVNIGYSRFETSAGADLNAIRILKESLHRSFLIGPNSHYYFDQNAISATSEKAKIEIDLRKVLNRKELEIHFQPIVDMRENRIFSMETLVRWNHPKKGKLLPGSFIAIAENSSFIKTIGEWMIWETFRYYENSILESKNISLSLNISPKQLGDKNIVLLLKEASAFYKIQPERIILEIIENSFDSSDAQIGKVVNSLRDFGFKFALDDFGKGYSSLGRLIHLPIDYIKLDKIFLFNFFQTSTRTIITSLVNLIQAMGKAIIVEGVENEMQHNLLQELNCDFGQGYFYSYPLEILQAEELVLNEKIFSV; this is translated from the coding sequence ATGGACATACAAATGGAGAATCTATCTCCGTCTTTACAAAAGTCTTTGTTGTATTTTTCCGATCAATCAATCGAAGCCATTGTAGTTTTGGATCGACAATGGAAAGTGATCTACTCCAATTCTAAGTTTCAAAAATTTCTGACCTCTCCTCATTTTAGAATTTTCTTCGAAAAATTAATTCCAGTTCTTAGGAGCAAAAAAACTTGGGAAAAGGATTTCGGAATGACTTCTATTTTACAGGAGAACGACATCGATGATCCGTTCTTCTTGAACGAAGCGAATTTAGAACTCCAGTGGACGATTCATGACTTGGATCATTCTTACATGATTCGTTTTCGTCCGGCAAACTCGGGTGCACCGAAAAAGGAATTCGAAAGGAGTTACTTTGACAAAATCACGAATCTTCCTAACAAAAAATTCTTCCTAAAACATTTCCAAGAACTCGTTTCTCAGAACTTTTCGGATGTCGACGAACACTTCCTATTCTTCTTATCTTTTTCAAACCCGGACTCGGTTGTTTCCAAAGAGGAAAATTCTTACTTTGAGACCATTTCGAGGAAAGTCGCGGAAAGACTCAAAAAGTATCTCCACCCGAATGATTTGATTTTTAAGTTCGAAGGAGATTGTTTTCTGATTTCCTCGGTGCAAATCGATTCCGAGTCGAAATCCGAGTGGTTCTGTGATTGTTTGATTCTTCTTTTCAATTTTCCCTTTTCGTATGAAGAAAGGGAATTCCATCTCAACGTAAATATTGGTTACTCACGTTTTGAAACGTCCGCGGGCGCTGATTTGAACGCGATTCGTATCCTAAAAGAATCCTTACATCGTTCTTTTTTGATCGGCCCGAATTCTCACTATTATTTTGATCAGAACGCGATTTCGGCAACATCCGAAAAAGCGAAAATCGAAATCGACCTTCGAAAGGTCTTAAACCGAAAGGAATTGGAAATTCATTTTCAACCGATCGTAGATATGCGGGAAAATAGAATTTTTTCGATGGAGACTCTCGTTCGTTGGAATCATCCAAAAAAAGGAAAACTCCTTCCCGGAAGTTTTATCGCAATCGCTGAGAATTCGAGTTTTATAAAGACGATCGGAGAATGGATGATTTGGGAAACCTTTCGCTACTATGAAAATTCGATTTTAGAATCCAAAAATATTTCTCTGTCGCTTAACATTTCACCGAAACAGTTAGGTGATAAGAATATAGTTCTTCTTCTGAAAGAGGCGAGCGCATTTTATAAGATTCAGCCGGAGCGTATCATTCTTGAAATTATAGAAAATTCATTCGATTCTTCCGACGCTCAAATCGGGAAAGTGGTGAATTCGTTGAGGGATTTCGGTTTTAAATTCGCGCTCGATGATTTCGGTAAGGGATATTCTTCTTTGGGAAGATTGATTCATCTTCCGATAGATTACATCAAACTCGATAAGATTTTTCTTTTTAATTTTTTTCAAACCTCCACAAGGACGATCATTACTTCTTTGGTAAATCTGATTCAAGCGATGGGAAAGGCGATCATCGTGGAAGGTGTAGAAAACGAAATGCAACACAATCTTTTGCAGGAACTCAATTGCGATTTCGGTCAGGGTTATTTTTATTCTTATCCGTTGGAGATCCTACAAGCGGAAGAACTGGTTCTGAACGAAAAGATCTTTTCCGTTTGA
- the metG gene encoding methionine--tRNA ligase, giving the protein MNSSLKENQRKILVTSALPYANGPIHLGHVLEGIQTDIWVRFQKAKGNECYFFCADDTHGTPVMLAARKEGITPEQLIERVQKEHFRDLTAFGIEYDNYYSTNSEENKIISEKIYLQLKKNGHIARRGIEQSYCEHDQMFLPDRFIKGTCPNCKSKDQYGDNCEVCGKTYNPKDLIDSHCALCGTAPVLKNSDHIFFKLEDFQKFLKEWIEAGNHVTEGVQKKLREWFDAGLQQWDISRDGPYFGFEIPEEKNKYFYVWLDAPIGYMASSLKFFQGDWKKFDSFWKDENAEIVHFIGKDILYFHALFWPAMLHGSGYQTPKNVHVHGFITVNGEKMSKSRGTFINASTYTKYLDPEHLRFYLAGKLSPGMDDLDLSFDDYAARVNSDLVGNLVNLVSRISTSILDQLDRTLGTLPKEGKELLNELLNQPIKAGTGEQSVQEIIKNAYEQKNYARVMREITRLGDTVNRYVNDNAPWKLIKENPEKTREVVTTVLNASRILAVYLYPVVPKVSEKIYSLLGLKEAPKFKELEPEEFKALENTKVNPYEMITKRVDEKAINAMLEENKQSVTEHSKKEEEAKVANGAPEERLEISIDDLAKVELRVGQIVEASPVEGADKLVNVKVDLGELGIKNVFAGIKVAYQPEVLKGLKVVVVANLKPRKMKFGISEAMLLASGEGESLSLFVPHKDAKPGEKLK; this is encoded by the coding sequence GTGAACTCTTCTCTTAAAGAAAACCAAAGAAAGATATTGGTAACATCGGCGCTTCCTTATGCAAACGGTCCGATTCACTTAGGGCACGTGTTGGAAGGTATTCAGACGGATATCTGGGTTCGTTTTCAAAAAGCGAAAGGGAACGAATGTTATTTTTTCTGCGCTGACGATACACACGGCACTCCGGTAATGCTCGCGGCTCGTAAAGAAGGAATTACTCCCGAGCAACTGATCGAAAGAGTTCAAAAGGAACATTTCCGAGATCTGACAGCCTTCGGAATCGAATATGATAATTATTATTCCACGAACTCAGAAGAGAATAAAATTATTTCGGAAAAAATTTATTTACAACTCAAAAAGAACGGTCATATCGCTCGAAGAGGAATCGAACAATCCTATTGCGAACACGATCAGATGTTTCTTCCCGATCGTTTTATCAAAGGGACTTGTCCGAATTGTAAATCCAAGGATCAATATGGGGACAACTGCGAAGTCTGCGGTAAGACTTATAATCCAAAAGATTTGATCGATTCCCACTGCGCTCTTTGTGGAACCGCTCCGGTTCTTAAGAATTCGGATCATATCTTTTTTAAGTTGGAAGACTTCCAAAAATTCTTAAAAGAATGGATCGAAGCGGGAAATCACGTAACCGAAGGCGTGCAAAAAAAATTGAGAGAATGGTTCGATGCCGGTCTGCAACAGTGGGACATATCTCGAGACGGACCATACTTTGGTTTTGAAATTCCGGAAGAGAAGAATAAATACTTTTACGTTTGGCTCGACGCTCCAATCGGCTACATGGCTTCTTCTTTAAAATTCTTTCAAGGTGATTGGAAGAAATTCGATTCTTTTTGGAAGGATGAGAACGCTGAGATCGTTCACTTTATCGGAAAAGATATATTATACTTTCATGCTTTGTTTTGGCCGGCGATGTTACACGGGAGCGGATACCAAACTCCGAAGAATGTTCACGTTCACGGTTTTATCACCGTCAACGGAGAAAAGATGTCCAAGTCCCGCGGAACGTTTATCAACGCGAGTACTTATACAAAGTATCTGGATCCGGAACACCTAAGATTTTATCTCGCGGGGAAATTAAGTCCCGGGATGGACGACCTGGATCTTTCCTTTGACGACTACGCCGCCCGAGTGAATTCCGATCTTGTCGGAAATTTGGTCAATCTTGTGTCCAGAATTTCCACGAGCATCTTGGATCAGTTGGATCGAACGTTAGGAACCCTTCCGAAAGAAGGGAAAGAATTGTTAAACGAATTACTCAATCAACCGATCAAAGCCGGAACCGGAGAACAATCCGTTCAAGAGATTATAAAAAACGCATACGAACAGAAGAACTACGCGAGAGTGATGAGAGAAATTACTCGTCTGGGAGATACGGTAAACCGTTACGTGAACGACAACGCTCCTTGGAAACTGATCAAGGAGAATCCGGAAAAGACCCGAGAAGTCGTAACCACCGTTTTAAACGCGAGTCGAATTCTCGCCGTTTATTTGTATCCGGTCGTTCCGAAGGTTTCCGAAAAAATCTACTCTTTGTTAGGTTTGAAGGAAGCCCCGAAGTTTAAAGAATTAGAACCGGAAGAATTTAAGGCATTAGAAAATACGAAAGTAAATCCGTACGAGATGATCACAAAACGTGTGGATGAAAAGGCGATCAACGCAATGTTAGAAGAAAACAAACAATCCGTTACGGAACATTCCAAAAAAGAAGAAGAAGCGAAAGTGGCAAATGGCGCACCCGAGGAGAGGTTAGAAATTTCGATCGACGACCTCGCAAAAGTCGAGTTGAGAGTCGGTCAAATCGTAGAAGCGAGTCCGGTGGAAGGTGCGGACAAACTCGTAAACGTGAAAGTGGATCTCGGAGAACTCGGAATCAAAAACGTCTTCGCGGGAATTAAAGTCGCTTATCAACCGGAAGTTCTGAAAGGTCTAAAAGTTGTGGTTGTGGCGAATCTCAAACCGAGAAAGATGAAGTTCGGAATTTCGGAAGCGATGCTCCTTGCTTCCGGTGAAGGAGAATCCTTGAGTTTGTTCGTTCCTCACAAAGATGCGAAACCCGGAGAAAAGTTAAAATAA
- a CDS encoding acyl-CoA dehydrogenase family protein: MNNPTVNPGLAPFDISDYKGNRGKNFYEEDRVLQTLVEKYSQGYDSTHKKAMQDHLLGYGALVGGILDELTEASHKEGKYGEVVKYDRTGNRIDQIVYSNEQKQSRKISYDYGIVNLNYHSSWKHSFTDLHRYALAYLANQNGEGGVTCPLAMTEGMIKVLEALGTPEQKAKYLPLVAGEGSDSHFMAGQYVTERVGGSNVSANRTIARKQENGKWILTGEKWFCSNPGDLWVTTARVEDTNTIGLFLVPRIKDDGTLNGHHILRKKDIIGSRGKLTVEIIYDGVEAEALGRPAHGIANLIKYVIGISRLHVSLAASGISRRAWMEAYEYAKFRSAYGSKILEFPSLLKQLSDQRLKHTAMLTSVFRHYHTPENLKLAGEVLAPLLKYKCSSISTEITYNSILVLGGNGIVGDFSALPRLHNDSIINETWEGTHLLLSEHVLRGFKREKVANAFFKYVEELTDTTTEASETIRKKADLLKGILEKSSPEELDLNRIYISDLAFEIFSLASLSDVSGKKAPNAEKDLSSFRDGYLDLVNSSQDFAKKGSFSGSPEKLKSVIHY; encoded by the coding sequence TTGAATAATCCAACCGTAAATCCAGGACTTGCCCCCTTTGATATTTCCGATTATAAAGGAAATCGAGGAAAGAATTTTTACGAAGAAGATCGAGTATTGCAGACTCTTGTGGAAAAGTATTCCCAGGGTTATGACTCCACTCATAAGAAGGCTATGCAGGATCACCTTTTGGGTTACGGGGCTCTTGTGGGAGGAATCTTAGACGAACTTACGGAAGCCTCTCATAAGGAAGGCAAATACGGAGAAGTCGTAAAATACGATCGAACAGGAAATCGTATCGATCAGATCGTTTATTCAAACGAACAAAAGCAATCTAGAAAAATTTCCTATGATTATGGAATCGTAAACTTAAACTATCATTCTTCTTGGAAACATTCTTTCACCGATCTTCATCGTTATGCGCTTGCCTATCTCGCGAATCAAAACGGAGAAGGTGGAGTTACTTGTCCACTTGCGATGACAGAAGGTATGATTAAAGTTTTAGAAGCGTTGGGGACTCCCGAACAAAAAGCTAAGTATTTGCCTTTGGTCGCAGGTGAAGGAAGCGATTCCCACTTTATGGCCGGTCAGTATGTGACGGAACGGGTCGGTGGTTCGAACGTGAGTGCAAATCGAACGATCGCAAGAAAACAGGAGAATGGGAAGTGGATTCTCACTGGAGAAAAATGGTTCTGCTCCAATCCGGGAGATCTTTGGGTCACCACCGCGAGAGTGGAAGATACGAACACGATCGGCCTTTTTCTCGTTCCAAGAATCAAAGACGACGGAACGTTAAACGGACATCATATTCTTCGTAAAAAAGATATTATCGGATCGAGAGGAAAACTCACCGTTGAAATTATTTATGACGGAGTCGAGGCGGAGGCTCTTGGAAGACCCGCACACGGAATCGCCAATCTAATTAAATATGTGATCGGAATTTCTAGACTTCATGTGTCGCTTGCCGCTTCCGGAATCTCAAGAAGGGCTTGGATGGAAGCGTACGAATATGCGAAGTTTAGATCCGCTTACGGAAGTAAAATTTTGGAATTCCCTTCGCTTCTAAAACAACTCAGCGACCAGAGATTAAAACACACTGCAATGTTGACTTCTGTTTTCAGACACTATCATACTCCAGAAAATTTGAAATTGGCGGGAGAAGTTTTGGCCCCTCTTTTGAAATATAAATGTTCTTCTATATCGACCGAGATCACTTACAATTCTATTTTAGTCCTGGGAGGAAATGGAATTGTGGGAGATTTTTCTGCGCTTCCGAGACTCCATAATGATTCCATCATAAATGAAACTTGGGAAGGAACCCATTTATTGTTAAGCGAACATGTATTGAGGGGTTTTAAGAGGGAGAAAGTCGCAAACGCTTTCTTTAAATATGTGGAAGAGTTGACCGATACGACGACTGAAGCATCCGAAACCATTCGCAAAAAGGCGGATCTTTTGAAAGGGATTCTCGAAAAATCCAGTCCGGAAGAGTTAGATCTCAATCGAATTTATATTTCTGACTTAGCTTTCGAGATTTTTTCCTTGGCTTCCCTCTCCGACGTTTCCGGAAAAAAAGCCCCGAACGCAGAGAAGGACCTCTCTTCCTTTCGAGACGGATATTTGGATTTAGTAAATTCTTCTCAGGATTTTGCAAAAAAGGGGAGTTTTTCGGGAAGTCCTGAAAAACTAAAATCAGTGATTCACTACTGA
- a CDS encoding HD domain-containing protein, with amino-acid sequence MPLQLDISYSFQRLLEKSKNVGGRLVSRQLTHIVDSFILSKFETSGVEFKSGDEICLVAMGGYGRMEMAPHSDIDLLYLHNGIKEERLSALISKINTYLYDSGKEVGHSCRTIKECFQYLDDMSSYHAFLDARFLAGSRTLFEKFKTDFLEKLPEKRTKNYNQAKEEILSSRFLKEERPILLSEPNLKTDLCGLRDIQYMFWMEKSVRNLPSLGGLSILPVFQRGEIQLLQEAYDFLLRTRISMHVITARKTDRLDLNLQQEVAEYLGFGKKTELSSVEKFMYVLYGHQKNIYFIIRTYLDSIIEKRKSSEGESFPYEDLHFFKIGRTVFPPVMGTLFTNPHTIYRDVMISFRMIQEKDLQVSGTLLNEFRFASNFLDDDFKYSPEVNDEFLKILRTPSQRGRVLKLMHESGVLGAILPEFGACTNFPLFSYHHEFTVDEHTLLILHELDLLDKGEFQDVEVQKAYKECSKIELLALAILLHDAGKVKEGDHSQYGAELVSSVGDRLGLSEEDRDLCRFLVEKHTLMSELSSKRDIGDPNLVFDFARTVGSRERLRKLYILTVIDTKSVGSGVLTNWKSSILNTLYQNTIPYLISDSNGNFGEVGPDRDVNLQDLKKYLIGKESLEEKISDKIVQFANEVTPSSYLNTVSNRKILKNFKAIGTLAQDPVQGLIFDWEQDPAFVTIDVVTVNQPEILLDLSCAVSSEGLSLLGMKSYTLGEYWITSVQVTDSAGGGNLPSDRMDRIQAKLKAIASGNLKRESIAFQRADWNPRKPTPESIVNRSVMFYNSDLPDVTIMEVRMPDVVGLVYRILQIILHLNLKVRYLRVSTSADYAYDSFYLQTSSGAKLEEQELLSKLRDQILNIQLSEQILDEITI; translated from the coding sequence ATGCCCTTACAATTAGATATCTCTTATAGTTTTCAAAGACTTCTGGAAAAAAGTAAGAACGTCGGAGGTCGGCTTGTTTCTCGACAACTCACTCATATCGTAGATTCTTTTATCCTTTCCAAGTTCGAAACCTCGGGTGTAGAATTCAAATCCGGAGATGAGATCTGTTTAGTCGCGATGGGTGGTTACGGAAGAATGGAGATGGCCCCGCACTCCGATATTGATCTCTTGTATCTTCACAATGGAATCAAAGAGGAACGTCTTTCCGCTCTGATCTCTAAAATCAATACCTATCTCTACGATTCCGGAAAAGAAGTCGGACATTCCTGCCGAACGATTAAAGAATGTTTTCAATACCTCGACGACATGTCTTCGTATCACGCGTTTCTGGATGCGCGTTTTCTCGCAGGTTCAAGGACTCTCTTTGAGAAATTCAAAACGGATTTTTTGGAAAAACTTCCGGAAAAAAGAACCAAAAATTATAACCAAGCGAAAGAAGAAATTCTTTCCTCACGATTTCTCAAGGAAGAACGACCGATTTTGTTAAGCGAACCGAATCTTAAGACGGATCTCTGCGGTCTCCGAGACATTCAATATATGTTCTGGATGGAAAAATCGGTTCGTAATCTTCCTTCCTTGGGAGGTCTTTCGATTCTTCCGGTATTTCAAAGAGGGGAGATTCAGCTTTTGCAGGAAGCATACGACTTTCTCTTAAGAACTCGCATTTCTATGCACGTGATCACGGCAAGAAAGACCGACCGACTCGACCTCAATCTCCAACAGGAAGTCGCCGAATACTTGGGCTTCGGTAAAAAGACCGAGCTTTCCTCCGTGGAAAAGTTCATGTACGTATTGTACGGACATCAGAAGAATATTTACTTCATCATTCGCACTTATTTAGACTCGATCATAGAGAAGAGAAAAAGTTCGGAAGGAGAAAGTTTTCCTTATGAAGACCTTCACTTTTTTAAAATCGGAAGAACCGTTTTTCCGCCAGTCATGGGAACTCTTTTTACGAATCCGCACACGATCTACCGAGATGTGATGATTTCTTTTCGAATGATCCAAGAAAAGGATCTTCAAGTTTCCGGAACACTTCTGAATGAGTTTCGTTTTGCTTCCAACTTTTTGGACGATGACTTCAAATATTCTCCCGAAGTGAACGATGAATTCCTAAAAATTCTTAGAACTCCTTCACAACGGGGAAGAGTTCTGAAACTTATGCATGAGTCGGGAGTGTTAGGAGCGATTCTTCCGGAGTTCGGAGCCTGTACAAACTTTCCGCTCTTCAGCTATCATCATGAGTTCACGGTCGACGAACACACACTTCTGATCTTACACGAGTTGGATCTTCTTGATAAAGGAGAATTTCAGGATGTCGAGGTTCAAAAGGCCTACAAAGAATGTTCTAAGATCGAGCTTCTCGCATTAGCAATTTTGTTACACGACGCGGGTAAGGTAAAGGAAGGAGATCATTCCCAGTATGGTGCAGAACTTGTTTCTTCCGTAGGAGATCGACTGGGCTTAAGCGAAGAGGATCGAGATCTCTGTCGTTTTCTCGTGGAAAAACACACTCTTATGTCCGAGCTGAGTTCCAAAAGAGATATCGGAGACCCGAATTTGGTTTTCGATTTTGCTAGGACGGTGGGAAGCAGAGAAAGATTAAGAAAGCTTTATATTCTCACCGTTATCGACACAAAATCCGTCGGTTCGGGCGTTCTAACGAATTGGAAAAGTTCCATCCTAAACACCTTGTATCAAAATACAATTCCATATCTGATCAGCGACTCCAATGGAAATTTCGGAGAGGTCGGTCCGGATCGAGACGTAAATCTGCAGGATCTAAAAAAATATCTTATCGGGAAGGAAAGTTTGGAAGAGAAAATTTCCGATAAGATCGTCCAGTTCGCAAACGAGGTGACTCCTTCTTCCTACCTAAATACGGTTTCCAATCGTAAAATATTAAAGAATTTTAAAGCGATTGGGACTCTTGCACAGGATCCCGTTCAAGGATTGATCTTTGATTGGGAACAGGATCCCGCTTTCGTTACGATCGACGTCGTTACGGTCAATCAACCTGAAATTCTTTTGGATCTTTCCTGTGCCGTTTCGTCCGAAGGCCTTAGTCTTTTAGGAATGAAAAGTTATACTCTCGGAGAATATTGGATCACTTCTGTCCAAGTTACTGATTCCGCGGGTGGTGGAAATCTTCCTTCCGATAGAATGGATCGTATTCAAGCAAAGCTAAAAGCGATTGCTTCCGGAAATTTGAAAAGGGAAAGTATCGCGTTTCAGAGAGCGGATTGGAATCCCAGAAAGCCGACTCCGGAAAGTATCGTAAATCGATCGGTCATGTTCTACAATTCCGATCTTCCAGACGTGACAATTATGGAAGTTAGAATGCCGGACGTTGTCGGTTTGGTTTATAGAATTCTTCAAATCATCCTTCATCTAAATTTGAAAGTGAGATACTTGAGAGTATCGACAAGCGCCGATTATGCGTATGATTCTTTTTATCTCCAGACTTCGAGTGGAGCTAAGCTGGAAGAGCAAGAACTCTTATCCAAACTGAGAGACCAAATTCTTAATATACAACTTTCCGAACAAATTTTGGATGAGATTACGATCTGA
- a CDS encoding MBL fold metallo-hydrolase, translated as MANRTKKRKENQEGNFYVDSSCIDCETCRILAPATFSEKNGASFVWKQPENDSETISALRALIACPTTSIGTEDRMDLGEAKESFPSKIEGNVYYCGYHSKDSYGAFSYLILRENGNVLIDSPRFVPSLAEKIKKLGGIRYHFLTHQDDVADHEKFREEFNCERIIHEGDLRAVPSAEIILRGNEIFELGEDIRIIPTPGHTKGHAVLLYREEFLFTGDHLAYDPEKNRLIAFRNVCWYSWPEQKKSMERLRNVTFERILPGHGYPLQKNPKEMQMLLSNCIEWMGKR; from the coding sequence ATGGCAAACCGGACGAAGAAGAGAAAGGAGAATCAAGAAGGAAACTTCTACGTGGATTCTTCCTGTATCGATTGCGAAACCTGTAGAATCCTTGCGCCTGCAACTTTTTCCGAAAAAAACGGGGCTTCGTTTGTTTGGAAACAACCTGAGAACGATTCCGAAACGATTTCAGCCCTCCGTGCGCTGATCGCCTGCCCTACTACGTCCATCGGAACCGAGGACAGAATGGACCTCGGGGAAGCAAAAGAAAGCTTTCCGAGCAAGATTGAAGGAAATGTCTATTACTGCGGTTATCATTCCAAAGATTCGTACGGAGCTTTTTCCTATTTGATTCTGAGAGAAAACGGAAATGTCCTGATCGATTCTCCGCGATTCGTGCCTTCGCTCGCAGAGAAGATAAAAAAACTCGGAGGGATTCGATATCATTTCTTAACCCACCAAGACGACGTCGCCGATCACGAAAAGTTCAGGGAAGAATTCAATTGCGAAAGAATCATCCATGAGGGGGATCTACGTGCGGTTCCCTCTGCGGAAATCATACTTCGGGGAAACGAAATCTTCGAACTCGGGGAAGATATAAGAATCATTCCCACACCGGGCCATACCAAGGGCCACGCCGTATTATTGTATCGGGAAGAATTTCTTTTTACGGGAGATCATCTCGCTTACGATCCGGAGAAGAATCGGCTGATCGCATTTCGAAACGTCTGCTGGTATTCCTGGCCAGAACAAAAAAAATCGATGGAAAGATTGAGGAACGTTACCTTCGAACGAATTCTACCCGGGCACGGATATCCTTTGCAAAAGAATCCGAAGGAAATGCAAATGCTTTTGTCGAATTGTATCGAATGGATGGGAAAAAGATAG
- a CDS encoding TerB family tellurite resistance protein, whose product MENLSSLASKVLPGHEFYEKFREELDPEQEIFQLKMNYAKVLVSVWSYSCMADGIFHQKEGSLVGQMVKALFEEGCIFFDHQGEKTSIISELSDVFENPLPVKTIRNFSEGNPIMAAGFYEDACVIVSMDGALTKKEREFLDDLAKELEISSMDKKNIESRTHGKKK is encoded by the coding sequence ATGGAGAATCTTTCATCCCTTGCAAGCAAAGTCCTGCCGGGGCATGAATTCTATGAAAAGTTCAGAGAAGAATTAGACCCCGAACAAGAAATCTTTCAACTGAAGATGAATTATGCCAAGGTCCTCGTCAGTGTTTGGTCTTATTCCTGCATGGCGGACGGAATCTTTCATCAGAAAGAAGGAAGTCTCGTTGGTCAGATGGTAAAAGCACTTTTTGAAGAAGGTTGTATCTTCTTCGATCATCAAGGCGAAAAAACTTCCATCATCAGCGAACTATCCGATGTGTTTGAAAATCCTCTTCCCGTAAAAACGATCCGAAACTTTTCGGAAGGAAATCCGATCATGGCCGCGGGTTTTTACGAAGACGCTTGTGTCATCGTTTCGATGGACGGCGCGCTTACAAAAAAAGAAAGAGAATTTTTAGACGATTTAGCAAAAGAACTCGAGATATCTTCGATGGATAAGAAGAATATCGAGAGCAGAACACACGGTAAGAAGAAGTAA
- a CDS encoding TetR/AcrR family transcriptional regulator, giving the protein MKLLPQEESKIRPRKKTFLGFSSSISSKKESKKSFETKEKLLEATLFVFGSKGFHEARVEDITAQAGFAKGTFYEHFDSKDDLIYILIDYAARKDLEITQSLFQRCKSSIAIRDQYLKPILLDIQSKKELNRVCYQFLTNEILTKEKLQKKTDYYNRLYQRYHRRSIKLAQKLNLLNPNFDTEEIYVMFRYLIDGFTINQAYSFFCSKSGDVEINSILKLFDQSLLVTNSNSDQ; this is encoded by the coding sequence TTGAAACTTCTCCCCCAAGAAGAATCGAAAATCCGCCCGAGAAAAAAAACGTTTCTCGGGTTTTCTTCTTCTATCTCTTCCAAAAAAGAATCTAAAAAATCTTTCGAAACAAAGGAGAAACTTTTAGAAGCGACTCTTTTTGTTTTCGGGAGCAAGGGGTTTCACGAAGCAAGAGTGGAAGACATAACTGCTCAAGCCGGATTTGCAAAAGGAACTTTTTACGAACACTTCGACAGCAAAGACGATCTTATCTATATTCTTATCGATTACGCCGCGAGAAAGGATCTAGAGATCACTCAGTCTCTTTTTCAACGCTGTAAGAGTTCGATCGCGATTCGAGATCAGTATTTAAAACCGATTCTTCTCGATATACAATCCAAAAAAGAACTCAACCGAGTCTGTTATCAATTCCTCACGAACGAAATTCTTACGAAGGAAAAACTTCAGAAAAAAACCGATTACTACAACCGACTCTATCAAAGATATCATAGAAGAAGTATCAAACTCGCGCAAAAGCTGAATCTTCTGAATCCGAATTTCGATACGGAAGAAATCTACGTCATGTTTCGATACCTGATCGACGGCTTTACCATCAATCAGGCGTATTCTTTTTTTTGTTCCAAAAGCGGCGATGTGGAGATCAACTCGATTCTAAAACTCTTCGATCAATCGCTGTTAGTAACGAATTCGAATTCCGATCAATAA